One Stenotrophomonas oahuensis genomic region harbors:
- a CDS encoding HAD family hydrolase — protein MELALFDFDNTVTDCDTYARFLRRVATPEQLAHAWWKVGPWLLAYRLKLISAERIRARVTRLVMRDRHGDDIAAQAAGFAREVLPDVVQPKMLEQIRWHLKQNHTVVIVSGSLDLYLRPWCENLGIELICNRLEGKDGRLTGRYADGDCGPRKAERIRKRYDLSRYLRIHAYGDSKEDQPMLALAHERWYRGKLMK, from the coding sequence GTGGAGCTGGCGCTGTTCGATTTCGATAACACCGTCACCGACTGTGACACTTACGCCCGTTTCCTGCGCCGCGTCGCCACGCCCGAACAGCTGGCGCATGCCTGGTGGAAAGTCGGGCCGTGGCTGCTGGCGTATCGGCTGAAGTTGATTTCAGCCGAGCGTATCCGCGCGCGCGTCACCCGGTTGGTGATGCGCGACCGCCATGGCGATGACATTGCCGCCCAGGCCGCCGGTTTTGCCCGTGAGGTGCTGCCGGACGTGGTGCAGCCGAAGATGCTGGAGCAGATTCGCTGGCACCTGAAGCAGAATCACACCGTGGTCATCGTGTCGGGGTCGCTGGATCTGTACCTGCGTCCCTGGTGCGAGAATCTGGGCATTGAGCTGATCTGCAACAGGCTGGAAGGCAAGGATGGTCGCCTTACCGGACGTTATGCCGATGGCGACTGCGGCCCGCGCAAGGCCGAACGCATCCGCAAGCGCTATGACCTGTCACGCTACCTGCGCATTCACGCGTATGGTGACAGCAAGGAAGACCAGCCGATGCTGGCGCTGGCGCATGAGCGTTGGTATCGCGGCAAACTGATGAAATGA
- the rnfB gene encoding Rnf electron transport complex subunit RnfB: MNALRTPLTERLDRLLPQTQCGQCGFDGCRPYAEAMARGEAGVERCPPGGDAGARALAQVLGVTAVPFDRSRGEHKSAQVAVVVEADCIGCTKCIQACPVDAIVGGAKYMHTVLADLCTGCELCIPPCPVDCIELIAADHDQRS, translated from the coding sequence ATGAACGCCCTTCGCACGCCCCTGACCGAACGCCTCGACCGGCTGTTGCCGCAGACCCAATGCGGTCAGTGCGGCTTTGACGGTTGCCGCCCGTATGCCGAAGCAATGGCGCGTGGCGAGGCCGGCGTGGAGCGCTGCCCGCCGGGCGGCGATGCGGGCGCGCGGGCGCTGGCGCAGGTGCTGGGCGTGACCGCCGTACCGTTCGATCGCAGCCGGGGCGAACACAAGTCCGCCCAGGTCGCGGTGGTGGTGGAAGCCGACTGCATCGGCTGCACCAAGTGCATCCAGGCCTGCCCCGTGGATGCGATCGTGGGCGGTGCCAAGTACATGCACACCGTACTGGCCGACCTGTGTACCGGCTGCGAACTGTGCATTCCACCGTGCCCGGTGGATTGCATCGAATTGATTGCCGCGGATCACGACCAACGGTCGTGA